The DNA window GCATGGGGCCCGCCGCGCCCTGTCTCCAACCACGATTTGCCATGAGCCTCCATGCCCAACTGTCCCCGGAAGCGCGCGCCGCGCTCGAACGCCAGCAGCGGTCCTCGAAAGCCGCGAGCCTGGTCATCGCCATCCTCTGCACCACGCTGCTTGCCCTCGTCATGGGCTTCGTGCTGATGCCTGCGTTCGAAAAGGCCACGCCATGGCCGCAGGCCCAGTATGTCTATCCCGAGACCGACGAACCCATCGACGAACCCAGGGTGAAGGTCAGCTCCACGAAACCGGCCAGCCCGAGCGCCGCATCGGCGAACCTCCTCCACGTCGAAGCGAGCGGTCCGGTTGCGATCCCCGTGCCCGACAACCCGGTGGACTCGGAAGCACCCTTCGGAACCGGCGACGGCTTCGGCACGGGATTCGACGACGGCATGGATGATGGAGCAGGGCCCGGTGGATGGACGCGACTCGAACCCGACTTCCGCAAGCGTTGCTCGAAGGAGGACCGGATCGCGCAGCTTCAGCAAGGCGGCGGCACCGCGGAGATCGACGAGCGGGTGATCCGCGCGCTGAGATTCCTCAAAAGCACGCAAGCTGCCGACGGCGGCTGGGGCACGAGCAACCGCGAGGCGATGACCGGATTGGCCGTGCTCGCCTACCTCGGCCACTGCGAGACGGCGCTCAGCGAGGAATTCGGCGACTCGTGCCTGCGCGGAATCACTTTCCTCACCGACAAGGGCATGAAGGGCAACGGGCGTCTGGTCGAAAACGCGGCCGACAAGCATTGGCCCTACCAGCAGGCGATCGCGACCTACGCCCTTGCCGAGTCGGAAAGCATCCATCACGCGCTCGGCATCGACATCCCCGGACTGCGCGGGACGGTGCAGAAGGCGGGGCAGTTGATTATCGACAGCCAGCACAAGTCGGGCGGCTGGGACTACGGCTACGACGAGTCCAGTAGCCGCGGAGGAGACCTCTCGATCACCGGCTGGCATGTGCAGGCGCTGAAGGCCTGCAAGCTGACGAAGATCGACTTCCGTAACCTCGAAGGCTGCGCGCGCAAGGCGCTGGACTACGTGGAGGCGAGGCAGGGCAGCGACGGCGGCTTCGGCTACACCGGCACCGCGCCGGTCGGCAATGCCGGCTACTGCACCCTGACCGGGGTCGGCATGCTCTCGCTGCAGATGTGGGACAAGGGCTCGCGGGCATCGGTGCGGAAGGGGGCGAAGTATGCGCTGGCGAAGATGCCGTTCGAGTGGGACAGCGCGGATTGCGATCTCTACGGCCACTACTATCTCGCGCAGGCGATGTTCCAGCGCGGCGGGACCGACTGGGAGAAATACCAGCCGATGTTCCGGGATGCATTGATGGATCATCAGAATGCCGATGGCTCATGGCCGGTGCCGGGTGGCGGGAACAAGCCGGCGGCGGCCGGCGCGCTGTATGCCGAGAACAATGCGAACGGCCTGCACTACCGGACCGCCCTCGCGACGCTGATGCTGGAGGTTTATTACCGGTATCTGCCGACGGGGAAGTGAAGGAGGGGACGAGCAGATGGACCGCGAGCTTTAGCTCGCATCCACCGGGGCTCCGGGGCGAGCTGAAGCTCGCGGTCCGTGAGGCCCCGTAAACGGGAAACTACAAACCCCAGTCGCGGGCTGCAGGGGTTCGTAGTTCCTCCTTTAGGAGGCCCACCGTTCCCGCGGTCGGCCGGGGGCGTCCGACCCTACCTTGAAGAATCGGCGGAGGCCGCCACGTATGGCCTCGGCATGCAACGACTGCTCGCCTTTTGCTCCCTCGCCTGCGTGCTTCACGCCGGTGAGCCGGTTTCGCTCTTCGACGGCAAGACGCTCAACGGTTGGGAGGGCGACCCGACCTACTGGCGGGTCGAGAACGGCTGCATCGTCGGCGAGGTCACTCCCGACACGCTCCTCAAGCGGAACTCGTTCCTGATCTGGCGCGCCGGCACGGTCGAAGACTTCGAACTGACGGTGGAATACCGCGTCTCCGACAAGGGCAACTCCGGCATCAACTACCGCAGCATCGACACGCCCGACGTCAAATGGGCGCTGACCGGCTATCAGGCGGACATCGATGGCGGCGACCGCTGGACCGGCCAGAACTACGAGGAACGCGGTCGCACCTTCCTCGCCTACCGCGGCGAGTCGGTCGTGCTCGAACCGGGGCAGAAGCCGAAGGTCGTCAAGCAGCTCGGCACGAGGGAAGAGCTGCAGAAGTCGGTGAAGAAGGAGGACTGGAACACCTACCGGATCGTCGCGAAGGGAAACCTGCTCCAGCACTACCTGAATGACGTGCTGATGAGCGAGGTGAACGACCTCGATCCCGAAAAGCGCAAGCTCTCCGGCCTGCTCGGCGTGCAGGTGCATGTCGGGCCGCCGATGAAGATCGAATACCGCAAGATCGACCTCGTCCGCCTCGATCCGGAGCCCTGATGCCGCAATCCGGGGAACGCCCCCTTCCCTTCGCGAAATACGCCGACTAAACCCTGTCCATGATGAACGACTCCCACCCCTTCCGCCTCGACGGCCGCGTCGCCTGGGTCACCGGATCCAGCCGCGGGCTTGGAAAGATCATTGCCGAAACACTCGCCGCCGCGGGCGCCAAGGTCGTGGTGAACTGCTACTCCAGCCGCGAGCAGGGCGAGGCGGTGGTCGAGGGAATCCAGGCCGCGGGAGGCGAGGCGATGCTGGTGGCGGGCGACGCGACCGACGCCGAGTCGATCGATCGCATGGCGGGTGAGATCGAAAGCACCTTCGGGCCGGTCGAGATCCTCGTGGCGAACGCGACGCCGTTTCAGCCGATGAAGGATCTCGAGGATTATACGTGGGAGGAGCACCAATCGATGCTCGACGCCTTCGTGAAGAGCCCGTTCCTGCTGGCCAAGCGACTTTTCCCTTCGATGAAGGAGCGTGGCTACGGACGTTTCGTGAACATCACCAGCGAGGTCTTCCACGCCGGCATGCCGGGATTTTCGGCCTACGTCGCGGCCAAGGGCGGCCAGATCGGCTGGACGCGTTCGGTGGCCAACGAGGTCGCGCCGTTCGGGATTACAGTGAACACCGTAGCGCCCGGGTGGATTCCGGTGGAACGCCACGAGGACGTTCCGGCCGAGGACAAGGACGGTTATCTGAAGACGGTGCCGGTCGGAAGATGGGGCACCCCGGTGGATATCGCCAATGCGGTTTGTTACTTCGCCAGCGAGGCGTCGGGCTTCGTGACGAACCAGACGCTATTGGTGAACGGCGGGCGGATTCCTTGGTGAGGGTAGGGACGAGCGCCCCCGCTCGTCCGTGGTCCGAGGCGAATCGCCGGCCGTCCCCTTCCTTCGCGGTCGACCGAGGACGGTCGACCCTACCTTCCGCACGATCCCAACCACGGTAGGGACGAGCGCCCCCGCTCGTCCGTGGCCCGAGGCGGATCGCCGGCCGTCTCCTTCCATCGGGGTCGACCGAGGGCGGTCGACCCTACCTTTCCCGTTCGAGCCCTACGCGATGATCTCCTTGATCGGCTCGGCGCCTTCGACGCCAACCAGCTTGTGGTCGAGTCCGCCGTAGAAGTAGGTCAGGGCGTTCGGATCGAGGCCCATCTGGTGGAGGATCGTGGCGTGGAGGTGCTTCACCTGCACGCGGTCACGGACCGCTTCGGCGCCGAGTTCGTCGGTCTCGCCGAAGCTTGTGCCGCCTTTGATTCCGCCGCCGGCCATCCACTGGGTGAAGCCATACGAGTTGTGGTCGCGACCGGTTCCCTCGGCGTACTCGGCCGTCGGCTGACGTCCGAACTCACCGCCCCAGACGACCAGCGTCTCGTCGAGCAGACCGCGCTGCTTGAGATCCTTCAGCAGACCGGCGATCGGCTTGTCGGTATTGCCGGCGTGATGCTCGTGGTTCTTCACGAGGTCGCCGTGGGCGTCCCAGTTCGCGTCGTTGTGGGCGCCGCCCGAGTAGATCTGGATGAAACGCACACCGCGCTCGACCAGGCGACGGGCGAGGATGCACTTGCGCGCGAAGTCGTCGGTGCGCGG is part of the Haloferula helveola genome and encodes:
- a CDS encoding prenyltransferase/squalene oxidase repeat-containing protein, whose product is MSLHAQLSPEARAALERQQRSSKAASLVIAILCTTLLALVMGFVLMPAFEKATPWPQAQYVYPETDEPIDEPRVKVSSTKPASPSAASANLLHVEASGPVAIPVPDNPVDSEAPFGTGDGFGTGFDDGMDDGAGPGGWTRLEPDFRKRCSKEDRIAQLQQGGGTAEIDERVIRALRFLKSTQAADGGWGTSNREAMTGLAVLAYLGHCETALSEEFGDSCLRGITFLTDKGMKGNGRLVENAADKHWPYQQAIATYALAESESIHHALGIDIPGLRGTVQKAGQLIIDSQHKSGGWDYGYDESSSRGGDLSITGWHVQALKACKLTKIDFRNLEGCARKALDYVEARQGSDGGFGYTGTAPVGNAGYCTLTGVGMLSLQMWDKGSRASVRKGAKYALAKMPFEWDSADCDLYGHYYLAQAMFQRGGTDWEKYQPMFRDALMDHQNADGSWPVPGGGNKPAAAGALYAENNANGLHYRTALATLMLEVYYRYLPTGK
- a CDS encoding DUF1080 domain-containing protein translates to MQRLLAFCSLACVLHAGEPVSLFDGKTLNGWEGDPTYWRVENGCIVGEVTPDTLLKRNSFLIWRAGTVEDFELTVEYRVSDKGNSGINYRSIDTPDVKWALTGYQADIDGGDRWTGQNYEERGRTFLAYRGESVVLEPGQKPKVVKQLGTREELQKSVKKEDWNTYRIVAKGNLLQHYLNDVLMSEVNDLDPEKRKLSGLLGVQVHVGPPMKIEYRKIDLVRLDPEP
- a CDS encoding 3-oxoacyl-ACP reductase family protein, whose protein sequence is MMNDSHPFRLDGRVAWVTGSSRGLGKIIAETLAAAGAKVVVNCYSSREQGEAVVEGIQAAGGEAMLVAGDATDAESIDRMAGEIESTFGPVEILVANATPFQPMKDLEDYTWEEHQSMLDAFVKSPFLLAKRLFPSMKERGYGRFVNITSEVFHAGMPGFSAYVAAKGGQIGWTRSVANEVAPFGITVNTVAPGWIPVERHEDVPAEDKDGYLKTVPVGRWGTPVDIANAVCYFASEASGFVTNQTLLVNGGRIPW